In Actinoplanes derwentensis, the following proteins share a genomic window:
- a CDS encoding SDR family NAD(P)-dependent oxidoreductase — MILKGKVAIVTGGTTGLGAVVARTLADAGATVVSAARGASDTGDRFPVDVTDRDSVDALVSTVHERHGGLDVLVANAGINHPGPLVTLPPEQWNDVLATNLTGVLNCVRAAAPLLRAAGEGRIVTMSSLLGRRPIAGAGAYSVSKAALETLTRVLAAELAGDGVTVNAVAPGVIDEGMGRDILASDRLWNRLRGSLAAGRSGTGADVARAVLFLAAPESSYINGHVLNVDGGLNF; from the coding sequence ATGATCCTCAAAGGGAAGGTCGCGATCGTCACCGGCGGCACCACCGGCCTGGGGGCGGTCGTGGCCCGGACACTCGCCGACGCCGGCGCCACCGTGGTGTCGGCGGCCCGCGGCGCGTCGGACACCGGTGACCGGTTCCCGGTCGACGTCACCGACCGGGACTCGGTCGATGCGCTAGTGTCCACCGTGCACGAGAGGCACGGCGGCCTGGACGTCCTGGTCGCCAACGCCGGCATCAACCACCCGGGCCCCTTGGTGACGTTGCCGCCGGAGCAGTGGAACGACGTGCTCGCCACCAACCTGACCGGCGTGCTGAACTGTGTGCGGGCCGCGGCGCCGCTGCTGCGGGCGGCCGGCGAGGGGCGGATCGTGACGATGTCGTCGCTGCTCGGCCGCCGGCCGATAGCCGGTGCCGGGGCGTACAGCGTCTCCAAGGCGGCCCTGGAGACGCTGACCCGGGTGCTCGCCGCCGAGCTGGCCGGCGACGGTGTCACCGTGAACGCCGTGGCCCCCGGCGTCATCGACGAGGGCATGGGCCGCGACATCCTGGCCAGCGACCGGCTGTGGAACCGGCTACGCGGGTCGCTGGCCGCCGGCCGGTCCGGAACCGGCGCGGACGTCGCCCGGGCCGTGCTGTTCCTGGCCGCGC
- a CDS encoding AfsR/SARP family transcriptional regulator, with translation MLIDVFGGLRLGAGGADAGPSAPKQRQLLGLLVLRAGTTVTVETCVRELWDDLPPRSCATTLQTYVMHLRRVLARAGVPAVVETCRRGYRLLADPALTDLGVVRELARQGDEHAGAGHAARAARRWREALALWRGPVLADVRTGPVTTDIVEHLHQWGLLLVDRYLEAELRCGRHRQVVPAATALAGRHPLREPIHASLMAALHRSGRQADAVLVYQRLAGALRHELGVEPSAAVQRLHRAVRAGAGPWLEPPEEHASLVVRHRHVVSAPSPGAS, from the coding sequence ATGCTGATCGATGTCTTCGGCGGTCTGCGGCTGGGAGCCGGTGGTGCCGACGCCGGCCCCAGCGCGCCCAAGCAGCGGCAACTGCTCGGCCTTCTGGTGTTACGGGCGGGCACGACCGTGACGGTGGAGACCTGTGTGCGCGAACTGTGGGACGACCTGCCGCCGCGCAGCTGCGCCACCACGTTGCAGACCTACGTCATGCACCTGCGGCGGGTGCTCGCCCGTGCCGGTGTGCCGGCCGTGGTGGAGACCTGCCGACGGGGATACCGCCTGCTCGCCGATCCGGCGCTGACCGATCTCGGCGTCGTCCGGGAGCTGGCCCGCCAGGGCGACGAGCACGCCGGTGCGGGGCACGCCGCCCGGGCCGCGCGCCGCTGGCGGGAGGCGCTGGCACTGTGGCGGGGGCCGGTGCTGGCGGACGTGCGTACCGGGCCGGTGACCACGGACATCGTCGAGCACCTGCACCAGTGGGGGCTTCTGCTGGTCGACCGGTACCTGGAGGCGGAGCTGCGCTGCGGCCGGCACCGGCAGGTGGTCCCGGCCGCGACGGCGCTCGCCGGGCGCCATCCCCTGCGTGAGCCGATCCACGCCAGCCTGATGGCCGCGTTGCACCGCAGCGGGCGGCAGGCCGACGCGGTGCTCGTCTACCAGCGGCTGGCCGGCGCTCTGCGCCACGAACTCGGGGTCGAACCGTCGGCGGCGGTGCAACGGCTGCATCGTGCCGTGCGGGCCGGTGCCGGACCCTGGCTCGAACCGCCGGAGGAGCACGCGTCCCTCGTCGTCCGGCACCGTCATGTCGTCTCCGCGCCGTCACCCGGCGCATCGTGA
- a CDS encoding LLM class flavin-dependent oxidoreductase encodes MKFGINLFPTVGPQDKPAVQYFEESLRLAELADELGFHHVKTVEHYFSPYGGYSPDPVTFLAAAAARTSRIRLVTGAVLPAFTHPVKLAGKLAMLDGISAGRLDVGFGRAFLPDEFHAFGIPLDESRARFDEGVAACKLLWSGEDVVWDGRFHRFGPVTLLPRPVQRPHPRILVATAKSPESAEAAGRNGYGVMLVPSINSREQVQDVLALYRKAASSAGFEPADEDVHMSYNAFVAEDADEARTLGRQYSEQSHRALAAAVSSWAHTRSADYPGYEKIVERVGKGDFDRQVAERKALVGSPGEVVAAVEAIRNWFGEVTLSLQVVSGNVPYEHAARSLRLFAEHVLPRF; translated from the coding sequence ATGAAGTTCGGTATCAACCTCTTCCCGACCGTCGGCCCGCAGGACAAGCCGGCCGTCCAGTACTTCGAGGAGAGCCTTCGCCTTGCCGAACTCGCCGACGAGTTGGGCTTTCACCACGTCAAGACGGTCGAGCACTACTTCTCCCCGTACGGCGGTTACAGTCCCGACCCGGTCACGTTCCTGGCCGCCGCGGCGGCGCGGACCAGCCGGATCCGCCTGGTCACCGGCGCGGTGCTGCCGGCGTTCACCCACCCGGTGAAACTCGCCGGGAAGCTGGCGATGCTCGACGGCATCTCCGCGGGCCGCCTCGACGTCGGCTTCGGCCGGGCGTTCCTGCCCGACGAGTTCCACGCCTTCGGCATACCGCTGGACGAGAGCCGGGCCCGTTTCGACGAGGGGGTGGCCGCGTGCAAGCTGTTGTGGTCCGGCGAGGACGTGGTGTGGGACGGCCGGTTCCACCGGTTCGGCCCGGTCACCCTGCTGCCCCGCCCGGTCCAGCGGCCGCATCCCCGGATCCTGGTGGCCACGGCCAAGTCGCCGGAGTCCGCCGAGGCGGCCGGCCGCAACGGGTACGGCGTCATGCTCGTCCCGTCGATCAATTCGCGGGAGCAGGTTCAGGACGTCCTGGCGCTGTACCGTAAAGCCGCGTCGTCGGCCGGGTTCGAGCCGGCCGACGAGGACGTGCACATGAGTTACAACGCGTTCGTCGCCGAGGACGCCGACGAGGCCCGGACGCTGGGCCGGCAGTATTCCGAGCAGTCGCACCGGGCGCTCGCGGCGGCGGTCTCCTCCTGGGCGCACACCCGCAGTGCCGACTACCCGGGCTACGAGAAGATCGTCGAGCGGGTCGGCAAGGGAGACTTCGACCGGCAGGTGGCGGAGCGAAAGGCGCTCGTCGGTTCGCCCGGCGAGGTGGTCGCCGCGGTGGAGGCCATCCGCAACTGGTTCGGCGAGGTGACCCTGAGCCTGCAGGTCGTCTCCGGAAACGTGCCGTACGAACACGCGGCCCGTTCCCTGCGACTGTTCGCCGAGCACGTGCTGCCCCGGTTCTGA
- a CDS encoding phosphotransferase family protein: MPVPVQRDPELTRARLAGWLRDHLAARDVTVGPLTVPATAGFSAEILLGDATWTERGRTRTVPLAVRVAPAVHRIFPDLRWAEQVGMQTALARAGVPVAPVLGYEHDAGVLGAPFVVMSRVAGTVPADLPSYHREGWLADASPDRRRTMWLAALTAMSRVHRLDPQTVGASPAPSGDLDFYAGHLEFFGVSGDTDVLAALDWLRAHRPPAPASPRPLWGDARLGNIVFAGDRPAALLDWEMTDLGRPESDLAWFLHMDRFLSDGVGVPRLPGLPPQTETERWYAELLGRPLEHLAYHQVEAAFKFSVITARVVRLLELTGVMPPGSDFPLHRNATALLRRCLANPEWISPARV; this comes from the coding sequence ATGCCCGTACCCGTCCAGCGAGATCCCGAACTGACCCGGGCCCGGCTCGCCGGCTGGCTCCGTGACCACCTCGCGGCCCGGGACGTCACCGTCGGGCCGCTGACCGTGCCGGCGACCGCCGGCTTCTCCGCCGAGATTCTGCTCGGTGACGCCACCTGGACGGAGCGCGGGCGTACGCGAACCGTGCCTCTCGCCGTACGCGTCGCGCCGGCCGTCCACCGGATCTTTCCCGACCTGCGCTGGGCGGAACAGGTCGGCATGCAGACGGCATTGGCCCGTGCCGGCGTACCTGTCGCACCGGTGCTCGGGTACGAGCATGATGCCGGTGTCCTCGGCGCACCGTTCGTCGTGATGAGCCGGGTCGCCGGCACGGTGCCCGCGGACCTGCCCTCGTACCACCGTGAAGGTTGGCTCGCCGACGCCTCGCCCGACCGTCGGCGGACGATGTGGCTCGCCGCCCTGACGGCGATGAGCCGGGTGCACCGGCTCGACCCGCAGACGGTGGGCGCCTCCCCGGCGCCCTCCGGTGACCTCGACTTCTATGCCGGTCATCTGGAGTTCTTCGGCGTCTCCGGCGACACCGACGTGCTGGCGGCTCTGGACTGGCTGCGCGCCCACCGGCCCCCCGCGCCGGCGTCGCCGCGCCCGCTGTGGGGCGACGCGCGTCTCGGCAACATCGTCTTCGCCGGCGACCGGCCGGCGGCCCTGCTGGACTGGGAGATGACCGATCTCGGCCGGCCCGAGAGCGACCTGGCCTGGTTCCTGCACATGGACCGGTTCCTCAGCGACGGTGTCGGCGTTCCCCGGCTGCCCGGCCTGCCCCCGCAGACCGAGACCGAGCGGTGGTACGCGGAACTGCTCGGCCGGCCCCTGGAGCACCTGGCCTACCACCAGGTGGAGGCGGCGTTCAAGTTCAGCGTCATCACCGCGCGTGTGGTCCGGCTGCTGGAGCTGACCGGGGTCATGCCGCCGGGGTCCGACTTCCCGTTGCACCGGAACGCGACCGCACTGCTGCGCCGGTGCCTGGCGAATCCGGAGTGGATCTCTCCAGCCCGGGTGTAG
- a CDS encoding ABC transporter substrate-binding protein, which translates to MTVSPRRLRWPAVLVATLVMSGCLHSAPAAVTGAEAPRDLGAEDVVSAVRADPALTALLPADIRRSGVLTVGSAVGTPPIAFHPQDGGAPRGVDIDVADAAARKLGLVVEREQVSGASLLTGLAAGRFALGTANFSVTEERKKVLDFTVYLTDGTGIVIRDDSDLTEVTGLDQLCGRTIGTGVGTTFENDLRSREHRCTDVGGQAYRISTYSDAAAHFLALREGHVDVLVSSASVLRYAAAQQPGLRFAGQLDRRDVGLATKKGSGLAEPLRAAIDQLIADGTYQRILAKWHLEEAGIEKSAVNPAAG; encoded by the coding sequence GTGACTGTGTCCCCTCGCCGGCTCCGCTGGCCGGCCGTTCTCGTCGCCACCCTTGTGATGTCCGGGTGCCTGCATTCCGCGCCGGCCGCCGTCACCGGCGCCGAGGCGCCCCGCGACCTCGGCGCCGAGGACGTGGTGTCGGCCGTCCGCGCCGACCCGGCGCTGACCGCACTGCTCCCGGCGGACATCCGGCGGTCCGGGGTGCTGACCGTCGGATCGGCCGTCGGCACCCCGCCGATCGCCTTCCACCCTCAGGACGGCGGCGCCCCGCGCGGCGTCGACATCGACGTGGCCGACGCGGCGGCCCGGAAGCTCGGCCTCGTCGTCGAGCGTGAACAGGTCAGCGGGGCCTCGCTGCTGACCGGGCTGGCGGCCGGCCGGTTCGCCCTCGGCACCGCCAACTTCTCGGTCACCGAGGAACGCAAGAAGGTCCTCGACTTCACCGTCTACCTGACCGACGGGACCGGGATCGTGATCCGGGACGACAGCGACCTCACCGAGGTCACCGGACTGGATCAGCTGTGCGGGCGCACGATCGGCACCGGTGTCGGCACCACCTTCGAGAACGATCTGCGCAGCCGGGAACACCGCTGCACCGATGTCGGCGGCCAGGCCTACCGGATCAGCACCTACAGCGACGCGGCGGCCCATTTCCTGGCACTGCGGGAGGGGCACGTCGACGTGCTGGTCAGCTCCGCCAGCGTGTTGCGGTACGCCGCCGCCCAGCAACCGGGTCTGCGGTTCGCCGGGCAACTGGACCGTCGCGACGTCGGGCTCGCCACCAAGAAGGGCAGCGGGCTGGCCGAGCCGCTGCGCGCCGCCATCGATCAGCTGATCGCGGACGGCACCTATCAGCGGATTCTGGCGAAGTGGCACCTGGAGGAGGCCGGGATCGAGAAGTCGGCGGTCAACCCGGCGGCCGGCTGA
- a CDS encoding amino acid ABC transporter ATP-binding protein: MSATAGPLAVASGEPGPMVRLIGISKSFGGVTVLDGVDLSVAAGTVTCVVGPSGSGKSTLLRCVNRLERPDSGAILVDGRPVGLERRGDRVVEASPRVLARHRTSVGMVFQALNLFPHLTVLQNIVESPVAVQRVRRDEARARARELLDRVGLAHKERAYPRELSGGEQQRVAIARALAVRPKVMLFDEPTSALDPELIGEVLTVVRDLAAGGMTMLIVTHELRFAAEVADEIVFMDQGRIVEQGPPAAMLGRPRHERTARFFATIQQR; this comes from the coding sequence ATGAGCGCCACCGCCGGGCCGCTGGCGGTGGCCTCCGGCGAACCGGGCCCGATGGTGCGGCTCATCGGGATCAGCAAGAGCTTCGGCGGCGTCACCGTCCTCGACGGCGTGGACCTGAGCGTCGCGGCGGGGACCGTCACCTGTGTGGTCGGGCCGTCCGGTTCCGGCAAGAGCACGCTGCTGCGATGCGTCAACCGGCTGGAACGGCCGGACAGCGGCGCGATCCTCGTGGACGGCCGCCCGGTCGGCCTGGAACGACGTGGCGACCGGGTCGTCGAGGCCTCGCCGCGGGTGCTCGCGCGGCACCGCACCAGCGTGGGAATGGTGTTCCAGGCATTGAACCTGTTCCCGCACCTGACGGTGCTGCAGAACATCGTGGAGTCGCCGGTCGCGGTGCAACGGGTGCGCCGCGACGAGGCCCGGGCCCGGGCGCGGGAACTCCTCGACCGGGTCGGGCTCGCCCACAAGGAACGGGCCTATCCTCGTGAGCTGTCCGGTGGGGAGCAGCAGCGTGTCGCGATCGCGAGGGCGCTCGCCGTACGGCCGAAGGTGATGTTGTTCGACGAACCGACCAGCGCCCTCGACCCGGAACTGATCGGCGAGGTGCTGACCGTCGTGCGCGACCTCGCGGCCGGGGGGATGACCATGCTGATCGTCACCCACGAGTTGCGCTTCGCCGCCGAGGTCGCCGACGAGATCGTCTTCATGGACCAGGGCCGCATCGTCGAGCAGGGGCCGCCCGCCGCGATGCTCGGCCGGCCGCGTCACGAGCGGACCGCCCGGTTCTTCGCCACCATCCAGCAACGTTGA
- a CDS encoding amino acid ABC transporter permease, producing the protein MSTQTAVPADSYADARPAPRPLRRAATVAGLIGLLVALVSMVRNPAFQWDVVGRYLTADIVLDGLRTTLLLTAVALASGFALGTLLAVMRLSGSRLLRSVSWGYTWLFRSVPILVQLLFWYNISLLYPRFTIGLPFGPALVDMPTRGLINGLAAAVIGLTLHEAAHAGEIVRAGLLSVDRAQTEAAQALGLSRTRTLWRIVLPQAMRAIVPPAANQAAALLKGTSVVSVIAGQDLLFSVQLIYNRNYLVIPLLLVATLWYLFFTTLLSGVQYLLERAFARGDGRASRRLPPTGDDR; encoded by the coding sequence GTGTCCACGCAGACGGCGGTTCCGGCCGACAGCTATGCCGACGCCCGGCCCGCGCCACGCCCCCTCCGGCGGGCCGCCACCGTCGCCGGCCTGATCGGGCTCCTGGTCGCGCTGGTGAGCATGGTGCGCAACCCGGCCTTCCAGTGGGACGTCGTGGGCCGGTACCTCACCGCCGACATCGTCCTCGACGGGTTGCGCACCACTCTGCTGCTCACCGCCGTCGCCCTCGCCAGTGGCTTCGCCCTCGGCACGCTGCTCGCGGTCATGCGGCTGTCCGGCAGCCGCCTGCTGCGGTCGGTCAGCTGGGGATACACCTGGCTGTTCCGGTCCGTGCCGATCCTGGTGCAACTGCTGTTCTGGTACAACATCTCGCTGCTGTATCCGCGGTTCACCATCGGGCTGCCTTTCGGGCCGGCACTGGTGGACATGCCGACCCGCGGCCTGATCAACGGCCTGGCGGCGGCTGTCATCGGCCTGACCCTGCACGAGGCGGCACATGCCGGCGAGATCGTCCGGGCCGGGCTGTTGTCGGTCGACAGGGCACAGACCGAGGCGGCGCAGGCTCTGGGGCTGTCCCGCACCCGGACCCTGTGGCGGATCGTGCTGCCCCAGGCGATGCGGGCGATCGTGCCTCCCGCCGCCAACCAGGCCGCCGCCTTGCTGAAGGGCACCTCAGTGGTCAGTGTCATCGCCGGACAGGATCTGCTGTTCTCGGTCCAGCTCATCTACAACCGCAACTACCTGGTGATCCCGCTGCTGCTGGTGGCGACCCTCTGGTATCTGTTCTTCACCACCCTGCTGAGTGGGGTCCAGTACCTGCTGGAACGGGCGTTCGCGCGAGGTGACGGGCGAGCCTCGCGGCGCCTGCCGCCGACCGGGGACGACCGATGA
- a CDS encoding MBL fold metallo-hydrolase: protein MTITSFGRLVPLAPEVFAYIQPPGGWCVGNAGIIVGSEQVVVVDTAATRLRAEALLACVRRLAPNRPQIVVNTHAHGDHVFGNCVFPAEAVIVAHEIARAEMARTGLAMRDLWPEADFGGIDLRLPTVTMRDRLSLSPGGPAVELIHVGPAHTTNDVVVWLPRSRVLFTGDVVFAGRTPFVLMGSVSGSLRALAELRALRPRLVVSGHGEVGGPEVLDATEAYLRWLLREATRGIAANLDPLEAARQAAGHPFHRLPEAERLVANLHRAYAEERGEPPGTYLPSRPVMGDMVRLHGGPLSTSV from the coding sequence ATGACCATCACGTCGTTCGGCCGGCTCGTGCCGCTGGCACCCGAGGTGTTCGCCTACATCCAGCCGCCGGGTGGCTGGTGTGTCGGGAACGCGGGCATCATCGTCGGCAGTGAGCAGGTCGTGGTGGTGGACACCGCCGCCACCCGGCTCCGGGCGGAGGCACTGCTGGCTTGTGTACGCAGGCTGGCCCCGAACCGTCCGCAGATCGTGGTGAACACCCACGCCCACGGCGATCACGTGTTCGGCAACTGTGTCTTCCCCGCGGAAGCGGTGATCGTCGCGCACGAGATCGCCCGCGCCGAGATGGCCCGGACCGGCCTGGCGATGCGAGACCTGTGGCCGGAGGCCGACTTCGGCGGCATCGATCTGCGCCTGCCGACCGTCACGATGCGCGACCGGCTCTCGCTGTCCCCCGGTGGGCCGGCCGTCGAACTGATCCATGTCGGGCCGGCTCACACGACCAACGACGTGGTGGTGTGGCTGCCCCGATCGCGGGTGCTGTTCACCGGTGACGTGGTCTTCGCGGGCCGGACACCGTTCGTGCTCATGGGTTCGGTCAGCGGCTCGCTGCGGGCCCTGGCCGAACTGCGCGCGCTGCGGCCGCGACTGGTGGTCTCCGGGCACGGGGAGGTGGGTGGGCCGGAGGTGCTCGACGCCACGGAGGCGTACCTGCGCTGGCTGCTTCGGGAGGCGACCCGCGGCATCGCCGCGAACCTCGATCCACTCGAGGCCGCCCGACAGGCGGCGGGACATCCGTTTCACCGTCTTCCGGAGGCGGAGCGTCTGGTGGCGAACCTGCACCGGGCGTACGCCGAGGAGCGTGGCGAGCCGCCCGGCACGTACCTGCCGTCCCGGCCGGTCATGGGCGACATGGTCCGGCTGCACGGCGGTCCGCTCAGCACATCGGTGTGA